In the Blattabacterium sp. (Blattella germanica) str. Bge genome, TATATCTGGAATCCCTATACAAGAATTTATATCGGAAGAAGAAAATAATGTGATTGTCGAAAAAACAAAAAAAGGAGGAGAAGAAATAGTCAATTTATTAGGTACATCTGCTTGGATGGCTCCAAGTGCATCTGTAGTTCAAATGGTAGAAGCTATTTTAAAAGATTCTAAACGTATTTTTTCATGTTCAGCTTTTTTGAAAGGAGAATATAATTTGAAAAATATATATTTAGGAGTTCCCGTCATTTTAGGAAAATCTGGAATAGAAAAAATTATAGAATTACAATTAAATAAAAAAGAAAAAGATCTTTTAATTCAATCTGCTAATCATATAAAAATAATGATAGATAAAATCAAAAATTTTTAGATAATCTTAAAATTTATTTTTCTATAAATATTAATAATTCTCCTTTTTATAATTGATTTCTATTTTTTCTTCATAAGATTCGTTTCTTATGCCTATATTTTTTCCTATTTCTAAATCCCCTTTGTTGATAGGGTATTTCAGTCCATGTGTCTGTAATCCTTCTACTTCAGGAAATGGAAATAAAGACACCTTCTTATTTTTTTCTGATAAAAAAGGTCTTTTTATCAGAAAAAAAATAAGAATGATATTTATCATGAAATATAATAGACAATTTTTTTTATACTTCAAAGCTGTAGATAAATTCCCCAAAAAATGATCTTGCTCTTTTCCACTCCCTCCCCAAACATTTATATTCAAAAATCCTTTTTTATGAATTATGTTCAAAGCTTTATCAAAATCAGTATGTTCCTGATCATAAGTATTTAAAAAATTGAGTCCAGAAGGAATATCTTCTTTTAAAAGAGAGTCAAAATCTCCTGTAATGTAATCTACTGAAATTCCTGATTGATTTAAGTAATAAAAAGCTCCATCTACAGCAAAAATTTTTTTATAGAAAAAAATTTTTTTCCTAAAAAGGAGGAGGCTCTCCATTGAGAAATAGTCCTACTTCTGGACCTTTAAAACGATGATTCATTTTTTGACAATATAAAATGATTTCCTAAATAAACTTTTTTTGCCACTGAATCTTGCATAATTTCTAGAGGAGATCCATGTTTTAAAATCTTTCCTTCAAATATTAAATAAATTCTATCTGTTATTGTTAAAGTTTCTTGTACATTATGATCCGTAATTAATATTCCTATATTTTTCTTTTTTAGAGATAGAATAATTTTTTGCAATTCTTCT is a window encoding:
- a CDS encoding thiamine diphosphokinase, translating into MESLLLFRKKIFFYKKIFAVDGAFYYLNQSGISVDYITGDFDSLLKEDIPSGLNFLNTYDQEHTDFDKALNIIHKKGFLNINVWGGSGKEQDHFLGNLSTALKYKKNCLLYFMINIILIFFLIKRPFLSEKNKKVSLFPFPEVEGLQTHGLKYPINKGDLEIGKNIGIRNESYEEKIEINYKKENY